The nucleotide sequence CTTTTGTCAACTCCCAAGACACTTTTCAAATGGAGGCAGTGATTCATAGTCATACGTGGCAGACAGATCGATAAAAACAGCTCCTGTTATCAGTCCTTTTGAAGACCCAACCTCAATATGCCGAATGAGATTCAGAAGTTGACTTGTAGATCTGTCAGGTTGAAATCCAGCTTGTTGAGAAATGATGGCTGGTTCAACAGCAGAAGCACACCTGTTAAGAATCAGATACTCATAGCAGAAAGGTTGGATGGAAGTTCTTTGAAGATACTCCAATATCCGTTTCATTGATGGTTGCAAGGTGCAATATTTTTACCTTTGTGATATAGTCACGaaactaaatcatcatcatcatcatcatttaacgtctgcttttcatgccagcatgggttggacgatttgactgaggactggcgaaccaggctccaatctgatctggcagagtttctacagctggatgcctttcctaacgccaaccactccgagagtgtagtgggtacttttatgtgccaccgacacgagagCCActgaggcagtactggcaacagccacgctcaaatggtgttttttacatgccacctgcacgggagccagtccagcggcattggcaatgaccttgctcgaatgttttttcatgtgccaccagaacaagtgccagtaaggcgatgctggtaatgatcatgtttgaatggtgctttttacgtgccaccagcatgaaagccagtttgctgctctggcaacaatcatgcacagatggtgctcttagcgctccactagcacagatgccagtcatcgaatttgatttcaatttaacttgcctcaacaggtcttcgcaagcagagtttagtgtccaatgaaggaaaggtacacataagtgggttggctacacccctggcataggccacgaggttatggtctctcttggcttgctgggtcttctcaagcacaacattgatttgaataagttattacatcaatggaaatcgtagctgtgataccagtgccggtggcacataagacaaccatccgaacgtggccattgccagcgccgccccgactgcctCCGtggcagtggcacgtaaaaagcaccatccgatcgtggccgtttgccagcctcatctagctcgtaaaaagcacccactacactcatggagtggttgggcatccagccgtagaaacattgccagatcagactgggcctggtgcagcctcctggcttcccagacaccagttgaaccgtccaacccatgccagcatggaaagcggatgctaaacgatgatgatgatgatgattacaaggaaacagaaaacTCTTGTTGATTGTAAATCATTTGTCACTAACTTCATTTCGAAATTGGTGCTGTATGAGACTAACATTTCAAAACATCAATTTCCTTAATTCCCACAACTTGATTCTTTAAAAGATCAATTGATTGATGAGGATTTAACTACATATCGCAACTATTACAATCATTGCATGATGGCATGGTGGAGCGATTTCAAGATGTTATTGCACTGAATATTCCAAACTGGTATAGCAATCCATTTGAGGTCGATGCAGTTGATGCGAGGATGATGATCAGGATGAATTGATAGAAttacaaaatgacaatgatgcCACACTGTGATATCACCATAATGGCAAAGGTTTGTGGTACCATCAAAGTATATTGAATTCTTACTCCCAATCTGTAGAAACGTCTGAAATTACTTTTGCTTGCCTTCCCTACCTCGTATCTGGTTGAATCTGGTTTTAACCATGTTGGAACTTTACTTTCCCATAAAAGAATTGGACTGGATGTAACACAACAAGGAGACTTGCAGCTAAAGTTGACAAATTTGAAACCGAATGTATTTGCACTAGCTGCATCGCACCAGACACATGGTTCTCATTAAAAAGTTGTACTCTTTTCCTTTATaatacaatcattaattatttttgcatcgGTAGTTCTGGTCAATAGTTCATTTGGGGAAAATAAAACCAAGTGTAAAAGAAAGCGCAAGTTTATTAAAGTTAATCTGTCTGCATAATATAAAGTTaacgttagaattttattcacacTAATGGCAAAACTAAACCCACAATAAGGGATTTGTAAACAACTGCATATTTAGTCCAAACGGCACTAACCGGGCAACGAATATacgacatagtgtgtgtgtgaaatgataCAAGGGGGTTCTCCTAGGGTTAGGGAGAGTTGTGTCAATAATTTTTAAACAGATGGGCGATGGAGCATTtttttggctgataggtgggtGATATTGCAATTTGGCATGaaaagtttgggaaacactggtatagatgaatatgtgtgtgtataatttttactCAAAGTTTCATTATCACTGGTAGCTACTCCGTTCCAAAGTGCTGATCAGTATAGATATAGCTTTAAATAAAAATTGTTCAGCACTACTTGCTTAATTGTATACACTAACATTTCTCAAGAAGATAGTTAATATTATCATGACGAGGTGAAAGGGATATCttacatattaaaactgaaaacgtctgtgtgtgtgtgtatcggtatgtCCGCATTTTGCACTAAAACGGCTTGTAGTGACGTTATACAACAGTGCGCGCGCGCAACGTCATTTTCAGTGTGCGGGTGCggaacgtccttcttcagtgtgcgtgtgcggggttggaGCCTTCTGGAAAGGCAGAAGATAAGTGCCCTCTCGGACATGCGCGAAGACTGAAGAAGGAATTGCTGATGTGGCATTAGCTGATAGGCGAGGGACAGCGTTCCCTTAACAAGGGCACAGAGAGACACGCATAGCAGCAGAAGCAGAACGCCTTCATACGAAATTGTGGCAGACCTATTTTCTCCACTGTCTCTGGACGCTAAGATTTGACTTGCTCTGTTTTGCTGCTGAACTTGTTGTAAGATTCTTACAAGTGTTAAAGTTCAGCCTTGCCACACCAGAACCAAGTGGATACCAATATACCACCTTACTTCTTTCtgtgaataagaaaataaagaatatatatattttaaggttgCGTTCGTGTTCCTTGACTGGTAGATTCTGGAAATTAAAGaacggaaattgtgttgcacctgggttgcaccccaaaagtgtaagaAGCAACGAGTTCCCGTTACAGTGGTGaccccgagttctggtcatagaccagaGAACACTCAACAAAGATTTAGTTTCTACCGAGTCTGAACCACAATCAACCTGCACAGTCATCATCTTTCAACAATTTGTTTCCAGTCGCCTCAAACAGTTTCAGCTATTTCATCTTAGCACACGcgcacgaaaaagaaaaaaaaaattttttttcgtttaagACGCGACGaaggttggtaaaaaaaaaaaaaaatttattctctgtgcacacagtacaaaaaaaaaaaaaaacattttttttgtaaattgcacatataaaaaattttattggtTCAATTGCtggtctttctttttccctttttccttgtTGCGTCTGTTCAACGTTGATTCTTTGACAGAACGTTGATTCTTTGACAGAATCATCTAAAAGTTAAAAGCTATAAAAATGTCTCTAACATCATTACCTAATTTCACAGGTGATGCCACACTGTGGTTTGCGCAGCTAGAGGCACAATTTTGTGCACATAATGTTTCTTCTCAGCAGCAGTTGCAAATCCTGTATGGTTGTATGCCTCCTCAACTTGCAACTACTGCCAGAGATCTTATCACAGATCCTGGCCCAGACGCCACTTATGCGTCTGTTAAATTAGAAGTGGAGAAGAGGAACACTAGAAGCGAGGAAAGTCGCTTCAATGAATTAATGGCGGATGGGAAGTTGGGAGATAGGACTCCTTCTGAATTTTTGAGAAGACTAAGAGAGTTGAGCGGTAAAGCTGCAGACGCTCCTCTCcttcccaaaaaatttttttcaaggtTGCCCGCCTATATACAAACTGTTTTGGCAACCGCTTTAGAGTCCAATACCGTGGACCATATAGCAACAATGGCAGATAAAATGGTTGAATTTGCCGTTCAACCATCGTCACGGTCTGCTTGTGTCTGCTCACAAGCTTCTTCAGCCTCATTTGAGGGACTTTCTAAACAAATAGAAAGTCTCACCAAAAGGATGGACGCGATGGCAAGCGATGGGAAGCGATTTTCAAGATCGCGGAGTCGCAGCCGTTCATCGTCACGTTCCACACAGTCAAAGTCCGGACTGTGTTGGTATCACTCCAATTTTGGAGAGAAAGCACATAAGTGCATACAGCCATGCACCTATAAACCTTTAAACTAGCTTCGGAGAATTTGAGCACGTCAACTTCCTCCACATCATTTTCTAGTTATCGTGCATTTTTCGTCAAGGATCAAGTGTCGAAGAAAAACTTCATGGTGGACACTGGTTCTTGTTGCAGCATTTGGCCTCTGCGTCTCACAACCGACAGGCCAAAACGATCTAATGTTACATTGCACGCTATTGATTCGTCACCAATAGCCACATTCGGTCAGATCTCTTTACGCCTTGACATTAATCTTCGTCGAGATTTTCAATGGGTTTTTATCATTGCTGACATTCAGCATCCTATTTTAGGTGCGAATTTTCTAAGTAATTTTGATTTATTGGTAGATGTCAGACGTCGGAGACTAGTCGATAGTTCGACTACACTCTCCACGCCGACCAGAGAATCTACCGATTCAGCTCTTAGCCCGACATTTCTTGTTTCTACATCTGGAGAcgtttttcactctcttttgtcCTCTTTTCCAGAGCTACTTGATGTTACCTTTAAAGTGGCAAAGCCATTACACTCGACACAACATTTTATTACAACTACTGGGCCGCCTGTTTTTTCGCGCCCACGGCGTCTTGCACCTGACCGTCTTAAAACGGCTAGGGCTGAGTTTGAGCATATGCTCCAGTTTGGTCTGATACGCCCATCCACCAGTCCATGGGCATCACCCCTTCATTTAGTTCGAAAAGGGGATACAGATTTTCGCCCGGTGGGAGATTATCGGCGTCTAAATTCTGTGACGATTCCGGACAGATATCCAATAAGGAATCTCAATGACTTTTCAGCAAATCTTCATGGCTGTACCATTTTTTCTAAGGTTGACCTCATACGTGCTTATcatcaaataccggtcaacccagaCGATGTTCCTAAAACGGCAATTACCACTCCTTTTGGCTGTTTCGAGTTTTTGTATATGAGTTTTGGTTTGCGGAACGCTACTAGTACGTTCCAACGTTTTATAGATGAAGTTGTTCGTGGACTTGATTTTGTTTTCGCGTATGTCGATATTCTCATCGCAAGTGATACGCATGAGAATCATCTCCTGCACTTGTCTCAGCTTTTTCAGCGTCTTCGCGACTATGGTGTTCGCATTAATCCAGACAAGTGTGTTTTTGGGCAACCATCTCTTGATTTCCTCGGTCATTATACTGATTCGAGTGGAATCAAACCACTCTCGTCTAAAGTCGATGCTATTCAGCGCATCGCACCACCCTCTTCTTTGCGTCAACTTCGCCATTTTTTGGGTATAGTTAATTTCTATCGACGTTTCATAAATCGGTGTGCGGACAAGTTGTTTCCTTTAACGCAGATGCTAAAGGGCAATTCTAAAAAGGACGCCCGCCTTACTCTTTCAGCTGAAGCACTGTCTGCCTTAGAGTTAGTTAAAAAGGAACTAGCTTCAGTCCCTGTTTTAGCACATCCGGCTCCTGATGCTCCACTTACTTTATCTGTGGACGCATCAGATTCTGCAGTTGGCGCTGTTTTGCAGCACACCGTAGTGGGTGAAGCTAAACCTTTGGCTTTCTTTTCTTGCCAGCTAAAGCCAGCTGAACGCAGATATAGTACTTTTGATCGAGAgttactagcgatctatctgtcAGTTCGGCATTTTCAGCACCAGCTCGAGGGACGAGAGTTTGTGATTTATActgatcacaagccccttacttTTGCACTATCTTCTAAAACGGATAAACTCTCTCCTCGTGCTTTCTGTCACCTGGACTATATTTCTCAATTTACAAGTGATATTAGGCATGTGCCAGGGAAGGAGAACGTCCCAGCTGATGCTCTCTCTAGACTccctgtcaattccatttcctctcctgcagcaattgacttaactgctatttcgcaggatcaaccacctttagagGAGTTGGATTTAACTTCGCCTAAGTTTATTAACTGTAAGTTTGCCTACCGACCGCTCCCTTCAGCAGAAGGCTCTATTCTTTGTGACGTCTCTACCGGTTCACCTAGACCATTAGTACCTGAGAAACATCAACGTTCTGTGTTTGATGCTCTTCATTCACTGTCACATCCAGGTATCTCTGCCACAGTAAAGCTTGTTACTGCTCGGTTCTTCTGGCCCAATATGCGACGATCAATTACCTCTTGGGCACGCTCTTGTTTGAGGTGCCAGAGTGCTAAAGTCCATAGACACGTTCGTGCTCCACTTGGACAGTTTTCTTCTCCTGaagcccgttttcgccatgtccaccttgatttggttggaccatggcctgtgagtcgcgggttctcaTATATTTTAACTTGTATTGATCGTTTTTCACGTTGGCCGGAAGCTATTCccatagcagacatttctgctgaaacTGTTGCGAAAGCTTTCGTGTCTAATTGGATTTCGAGGTATGGTGTACCGTCCAGTTTAACCACAGATCGTGGTCGACAATTCGAGTCTGCTTTGTTTCGTGAGTTATCACGAATCCTGGGGATGCATCATATACGCACCACTAGTTACCACCCCGCTTCTAATGGGATGGTGGAGCGTTTCCACAGGCAACTTAAGGCCGCGTTGCGTGCCTCACCGAATCCACAGTCGTGGACTGAATTTCTACCTATCGTCTTGTTTGGATGTCGGACTGCGATTAAAGCAGACcttggtttttcgtctgccgagctcttgtatggtaccacactggcattgcctggtacgatgttggtgccagacaagtcACAGTCTCTTAATTTAGAGTCTTATGTTGCTCGACTACGCAGATATTTTTCTGCCCTTCCTCCTATGGACCCTCGACACCAAAATCCTCCTTCTGGTGTGCCATCAGATCTTAATTCTTGGACGCATGTTTTTGTACGTGATGATTCTGTCAAAGGACCTCTTGTTACTCCTTAcaaaggaccttttcgtgtgaTTTCCCGCACGCCGAAGGTATTCAAAATTGACATTAacggtcgttcggagaccgtctCCGTAGATCGCCTTAAAGGGGCATATTTTGAGGTGTCCACATCTTTTGATGACCCCACGGCCACAACCATCGTTGAACCATTCACACATGCACCTACCACAACACAACCTTCGTCGTCGCAGCCCGCCTCGAACAAATCTTATGTTACGAGGTCAGGCAGAACTGTTCACTGgccaaaaaaactttcaaaaactatttatatttgacattctcAATTGTGGCAGTTACAATACTTATTGAACTTTGTTCAtttgagtattttttcttttttcccttttggtgcattcttgtttatattgtaaATTCTGCCTTGATTTGTCATATTGTGTGCTATTTTGGTGATATGGTATCCACCTTGAGTTTTAAAGtcactacaaggaattttgtttcgTGCTTCTGCACTCGAGGGGGAGCTTTTTTAGTGACATTATACAACAGTGCGCGCGCGCAACGTCATTTTCAGTGTGCGGGTGCGggacgtccttcttcagtgtgcgtgtgcggagtTGGAGCCTTCTGGAAAGGCAGAAGGGAAGTGCCCTCTCGGACATGCGCGAAGACTGAAGAAGGAATTGCTGATGTGGCATTAGCTGATAGGCGAGGGACAGCGTTCCCTTAACAAGGGCACAGAGAGACACGCATGGCAGCAGAAGCAGAACGCCTTCATACGAAATTGTGGCAGACCTATTTTCTCCGCTGTCTCTGGACGCTAAGATTTGACCTGCTCTGTTTTGCTGCTGAACTTGTTGTAAGATTCTTACAAGTGTTAAAGTTCAGCCTTGCCACACCAGAACCAAGTGGATACCAATATACCACCTTACTTCTTTCtgtgaataagaaaataaagaatatatatatt is from Octopus sinensis linkage group LG7, ASM634580v1, whole genome shotgun sequence and encodes:
- the LOC115214442 gene encoding uncharacterized protein LOC115214442 codes for the protein MSLTSLPNFTGDATLWFAQLEAQFCAHNVSSQQQLQILYGCMPPQLATTARDLITDPGPDATYASVKLEVEKRNTRSEESRFNELMADGKLGDRTPSEFLRRLRELSGKAADAPLLPKKFFSRLPAYIQTVLATALESNTVDHIATMADKMVEFAVQPSSRSACVCSQASSASFEGLSKQIESLTKRMDAMASDGKRFSRSRSRSRSSSRSTQSKSGLCWYHSNFGEKAHKCIQPCTYKPLN